The region CGGCGGCCTCCTTTCGCTGGCCGGACTCGGCCTCTACTGGTGGGGCTCCGGGTTCACGGAACCGGGAACGATCACCCTCGTCGTTCTGGCTCTCTTAGGTTCCCTGACCGTCATCGTCGAGTTTTTCGGCGGCTCGATCGCCGCGCGGGCCGGCGGCGCGTCGTGGGTGACGACCGCGGCCGCTGCCGTCGTCGGAATCGTTCTCATGGTCGTCACCGGCCCGTTGGGATTGCTCGTCGGCCTCTTCGGCACCGTCTTCGTCCTCGAGTTCGTCCGCAACGGCGAACTGGAGGGCAGCACCCGCTCGGCCGTCTACACGACCGTCGGCGTCCTCGCGTCGACGGCGATCCAGGTCCTGCTAACCTCGGCGATCCTGTTCGGGTTCGTCGTCGCGGTCATCCTGTTCTGATTGTCCCCCGCAGTCTCAGCGCCTGGCGACGGACCGCAAATCGAAGGTCGAAAATCGAATAACGAATATCGGATATCGAATTCAAGAGTGCGAGCGCGAGCACCGGGGCAGATAGCGGCAGTTGCGGATCGATCGGCGTCGGCTCAGGGGTGTGCGTAATACGCGACCGTCTCTTCGCCGTCGCCGTCACTCTCGTGTCGATCGATACGCGCGAAGCCGACCCGCTCGAACTGCACCATCTCGTCAGGATCGAGGTCGCCGACGCCCGGCTCCGCGCGCCCGGACACATCGCCGTCCATCGTCCGCATGCGGACGGGGACGCTCTCGCCGGCCGGGACCCAGTGGATCACGTCGACGCCCTCCTCGCGGACCACGTCGATGTCGTCGTCGGTGTACTCGAGGATGCCCTCGGCGAAGCGGAACCCGCCCAGGCCCTTCAGCCAGATGCGGCGGTCGTCCGCCCCCTCTTCGGGCAGGTCTTCGGGCTCGAGCAGGACCGAGTCGCCGACCGGAATCTCGCGGACGCCACGATCCTCGTGGTCGGGGTGTAGCGGCGGGTTCGCTTCCGCGGGCGGATCGCCGGCGAGGGGGATCTGATTGCCTTCGCGCACGAGGAACCGGCGGTCGGTCTCGTCGCCGATCAGTTCGCGGTTGTTCGCGTAGATCGAACTCATCGCGAGGTCGACGTCGCTGGTCGAGGTGCCCAGGCCGGCCATCGCGTCGACGATGGCCTGGCCGCGGATACCGCGCCGTCGCAGACTCTTGAGGGTCGGCGCGCGCGGGTCGTCCCAGCCGTCGAGTTCGCCCGTCTCGATCAGCTCCGAGATGGTCGACGTGCTCACCTTGACGTCGTAGTCGTCGAGTTGGACGTGACCCCAGTGGACGACCTCGGGGTACTCCCAGTCGAAGTAGTCGTAGACGAACTGCTGGCGCTTCGCGGAGTCCTGGAGGTCGATCCCGCGGATGATGTGGGTGATGCCGATGAGGTGGTCGTCGACGCCGGACTGGAAGTCTAGCATCGGCCAGCAGCGGTATTCGCTAGCCTCCTCGCGCGGGTGGGGCGTGTCGATCATCCGGAAGGCGACCCAGTCGCGCAGGGCAGGGTTCTTGTGTTCGATGTCGGTCTTGACCCGCAGGACCATCTCGCCGCTGCTGTACTCGCCGTCGACCATGGCCTCGAACTCCTCGCGAACGGTGTCGACGTCCTTGTCGCGGTGGGGACACGGCTCGCCGCTGTTTTTCAGGTCGGAGAACTCGTCGCCGGAACACGAGCAGGTGTAGGCCCCGCCCAGGTCGATCAGTTCGCGGGCGTGGTCGTAGTAGGTCTCGAGGCGGTCGCTGGCCCGATAGACTTCGTCGGGCTCGAACCCGAGGTACTCGAGGTCCTCCAGGATCGCGTCGTAGGCCCCGAGATCGGGTCGCTTGGTCTCGGGGTCGGTGTCGTCGAACCGGACGCAGAACCAGCCGTCGTAGCGCTCGCGGTAGGTGCCGATGACGGCGGGCATCCGGGCGTGGCCGACGTGCCAGGGGCCGTTCGGGTTCGGCGCACACCGCATCCGGATCTCGTCGTACTCGTCGGCGTTCGGCAGTTCGGGAAGGTCGTGCTCGTCCGCCTCGTCCTCAGCCTCGATCTCGGCGAGTTCCTCGGGCGCCAGATCTTCGAGGCGAGCTCGTTTCTCTTCGTAGTCGAGGTCGTTGACCCGACTCACGACGCCGCCGATGATCCCCGGCACGGCGTCGGAGTGCTCGCGGAAGTCGGGGTTGTCGCCCATCAGCGGCCCCATGACGGCGCCGACGGCGGCGTCGCTCTCGTGTTTGACGGCGTTCAACAGCGCGTGCTTCTCCGCCTCGCGCTCGACGCGATCACGCAACTCGTCGTTCATTACCGGGCGGTATTCGCGCCCGGCCCAAAACCTTCGCGATTCGCAGTGTCGTCTCGTCGGGGACGTGAGGGCCGCAACCGCGCGGTTCGCGTCCGGTCGCCGGGCCGCGAGTGCGTGACGAGCGTTCGCGCAGCCGACGCTGCCGCTCGCGGACCAGCCCACGAGCCCGCTCATCGTCTTGCTATCCTGCTTGCACCGCTCCGTCTCGACGCCTGGCCGTCGACGGGATCAGCCGACGGCGACCGGCACGATCAGCGCGAGCACCTTCGCGTAGAACACCATGAATAGGAGCGCGAAGGGGTAGGCGTTGCCGTACGCCGCGCCGACTTCGTCGGCGTCCGTCGCGTCGATCGCGGCTGCGAGGCCCTTCGTATCGGTGTGGCCGCCGCAGATCCCGCCGGCCGCGGTGATCCAGTCCTGATTCCAGAGCCCTCGCGTGATCACCAGGCCGACGACGATGGCGGCGAGGCTGTTGACGGCGGCAGCGGCGACGATCTGGACGCCGTAGTCGGAGACGGTGGTGACGAATCCCGCGCCGGCGTCGACGCCGACGACCGCGAGGAACAGTCCGAGCGTGAGCGTCCGGAGTTCGGAGAGCACGTCGCGATCCATGCGCATCGTGATCGGGCCGATCGTGCCGCGATAGCCAAGCGCCAGCGCGGCGATGATGACGCCGCCGGTCGTCCCGAGCGTGGGCGCGCCGAGCGGTCCCATCGGAATTGGGATCGAACCGATGACGACGCCGATCGCGAGCACGAGACCGAACCCGACGAGGCTGAACGTCACTCGCGAGACGTCCGCGCGCTCGTCCGCGTTCCCGCCGACGTCGGCTTCGTACGTCCGCTTCTCGGCGTCCATGTCAAGCCCGGCGAGTTGCGGGTACAACTGGTTGAAAACGACGATCAGCACGACGCCGACCACGTACCCGATGGAGTGGCCGATCTGGTACGGCTCCCGAGCGGCCGCGGGAAGCGCTTCGATCGCCGAGGCCAGGCCGGGGCTGCTCGTGAGCGCGCCCGTGAACGACCCCATGATGAGCGCCGTCTCGGCGTCGGCAAACAGGACCGTCGCCGAGACGTAGGTGAGGGCCAGGCCGACCGCGGTCATGACCGCCGCCAGGACGATGAAAAACGGCCCGTACGTCTTGATGACGCCGGAAATGTCTTCCGCCGCAATTAGGCCGACCGACGCGACGAACAGTGCCAGGGTCAGCCCGAAGTACGGCTCCGGAACGGAGAGACCAACGTGTCCGAGGATCAACCCGGCGAACAGCGGTCCGGCAACGCCGAACGCGATTCCGCGATACCGGAGCCGTCCGAAGGCCATTCCCGCGACGACCGCGAGGGATAACACGAAGATTCCGTTACTGGCGATCGACTCTATCACGGCCACTGTCACAGTCCCCGATCCAGTTTACTCGTGTCGGCGCGCCCGATCGTCACGTT is a window of Natrinema salifodinae DNA encoding:
- a CDS encoding aspartate-alanine antiporter-like transporter, producing MAVIESIASNGIFVLSLAVVAGMAFGRLRYRGIAFGVAGPLFAGLILGHVGLSVPEPYFGLTLALFVASVGLIAAEDISGVIKTYGPFFIVLAAVMTAVGLALTYVSATVLFADAETALIMGSFTGALTSSPGLASAIEALPAAAREPYQIGHSIGYVVGVVLIVVFNQLYPQLAGLDMDAEKRTYEADVGGNADERADVSRVTFSLVGFGLVLAIGVVIGSIPIPMGPLGAPTLGTTGGVIIAALALGYRGTIGPITMRMDRDVLSELRTLTLGLFLAVVGVDAGAGFVTTVSDYGVQIVAAAAVNSLAAIVVGLVITRGLWNQDWITAAGGICGGHTDTKGLAAAIDATDADEVGAAYGNAYPFALLFMVFYAKVLALIVPVAVG
- a CDS encoding DUF456 domain-containing protein is translated as MVDAVTVLAVALLVGGVVGTVVPLIPGGLLSLAGLGLYWWGSGFTEPGTITLVVLALLGSLTVIVEFFGGSIAARAGGASWVTTAAAAVVGIVLMVVTGPLGLLVGLFGTVFVLEFVRNGELEGSTRSAVYTTVGVLASTAIQVLLTSAILFGFVVAVILF
- a CDS encoding glutamate--tRNA ligase, which gives rise to MNDELRDRVEREAEKHALLNAVKHESDAAVGAVMGPLMGDNPDFREHSDAVPGIIGGVVSRVNDLDYEEKRARLEDLAPEELAEIEAEDEADEHDLPELPNADEYDEIRMRCAPNPNGPWHVGHARMPAVIGTYRERYDGWFCVRFDDTDPETKRPDLGAYDAILEDLEYLGFEPDEVYRASDRLETYYDHARELIDLGGAYTCSCSGDEFSDLKNSGEPCPHRDKDVDTVREEFEAMVDGEYSSGEMVLRVKTDIEHKNPALRDWVAFRMIDTPHPREEASEYRCWPMLDFQSGVDDHLIGITHIIRGIDLQDSAKRQQFVYDYFDWEYPEVVHWGHVQLDDYDVKVSTSTISELIETGELDGWDDPRAPTLKSLRRRGIRGQAIVDAMAGLGTSTSDVDLAMSSIYANNRELIGDETDRRFLVREGNQIPLAGDPPAEANPPLHPDHEDRGVREIPVGDSVLLEPEDLPEEGADDRRIWLKGLGGFRFAEGILEYTDDDIDVVREEGVDVIHWVPAGESVPVRMRTMDGDVSGRAEPGVGDLDPDEMVQFERVGFARIDRHESDGDGEETVAYYAHP